Proteins encoded by one window of Bradyrhizobium sp. B097:
- a CDS encoding DJ-1/PfpI family protein: protein MIAHDVHLRIGSLLFEGVDQIDLTGPFEVLSRIPNSTYRIYGKTAEPVRDIKGLRLTPDATLAEAPPLDVLHVPGGFGQQALMEDAEVLGWISRQAAGACRIFSVCTGALICGAAGLLKGRRATTHWASFHLLPFFGATPVNQRVVVDGSFVFAAGVTAGIDGALRLAAELRGDDAARAIQLYMVYAPEPPFDSGTPETAPPEILQQSREAVRAITAQREETARRVAARLGVVVGA from the coding sequence ATGATTGCTCACGATGTCCACTTGCGGATCGGATCACTGCTGTTCGAAGGCGTCGATCAAATCGATTTGACCGGGCCGTTCGAGGTGCTGTCGCGGATTCCGAATTCGACCTACCGCATCTACGGCAAGACCGCCGAGCCCGTCCGCGACATCAAGGGATTGCGGCTGACACCGGATGCGACGCTGGCCGAAGCGCCGCCGCTCGATGTGCTGCATGTGCCGGGCGGCTTCGGTCAGCAAGCCCTGATGGAGGACGCGGAAGTGCTCGGCTGGATCAGCCGGCAGGCGGCAGGCGCATGCCGCATCTTCTCGGTTTGCACGGGCGCGCTGATCTGCGGAGCGGCCGGCCTTCTGAAGGGGCGCAGGGCGACGACGCATTGGGCGTCGTTTCATCTGCTGCCGTTCTTCGGCGCGACGCCCGTGAACCAGCGCGTGGTGGTGGACGGAAGCTTTGTGTTTGCCGCCGGAGTCACGGCAGGCATCGATGGCGCATTGCGGCTCGCGGCTGAATTGCGCGGCGACGATGCCGCGCGCGCGATCCAGCTCTATATGGTGTATGCGCCGGAGCCGCCGTTCGACAGCGGCACGCCGGAGACCGCGCCGCCCGAGATCCTGCAGCAGTCGCGCGAGGCCGTACGCGCGATCACGGCGCAGCGGGAGGAGACCGCACGCCGCGTGGCCGCCAGGCTGGGCGTCGTCGTGGGAGCTTGA
- a CDS encoding glutathione S-transferase, which translates to MKLYHFALSGHAHRARLFMSLLGIPHEVVDVDLRSAAQKTPEFLALNPFGQVPVLDDDGTIIADSNAILVYLATKLGRTDWLPQDAKGAAMVQRWLSVAAGDLAFGPAAARLITVFGAKFNPDDVIARAHVLLKRLEAHLADRDWLVGAQPTIADVALYSYLSSAPEGNVDLSAYPRVNAFLRRVEALPGFVPFAKTRAGLAAAA; encoded by the coding sequence ATGAAGCTCTATCACTTTGCTCTCTCCGGCCACGCACACCGCGCCCGCCTGTTCATGTCCCTGCTGGGCATTCCGCACGAGGTGGTCGACGTCGACCTCAGGTCCGCGGCGCAGAAGACGCCGGAATTCCTCGCGCTCAATCCGTTCGGCCAGGTGCCGGTGCTCGACGACGACGGCACCATTATTGCCGATTCCAACGCGATCTTGGTCTATCTCGCGACCAAGCTCGGCCGCACCGACTGGCTGCCGCAGGATGCGAAGGGCGCGGCCATGGTGCAGCGCTGGCTGTCGGTTGCCGCCGGCGATCTCGCATTCGGGCCCGCCGCGGCGCGGCTGATCACGGTGTTCGGCGCGAAGTTCAATCCGGACGACGTGATCGCGCGCGCTCACGTCCTGCTGAAGCGGCTCGAAGCCCATCTTGCCGATCGCGACTGGCTGGTCGGCGCGCAGCCGACGATCGCGGACGTCGCGCTCTACAGCTATCTGTCGAGCGCGCCCGAGGGCAACGTCGATCTCTCCGCCTATCCGCGCGTCAACGCGTTCCTGCGCCGGGTCGAGGCGCTGCCGGGCTTCGTGCCCTTTGCCAAGACGCGCGCCGGTCTAGCGGCTGCTGCATGA
- a CDS encoding DJ-1/PfpI family protein, producing the protein MTPTSPRFSPNSRRLIEVLAYPAVQLLDVTGPLQVFASANALAARAGNAEPYEVRVVAKDGPTIEASAGVGLAVHPLPAVSTAVDTLVIPGGDGVNAAAADRALVDWVRGRAGQARRTASVCTGAFLLAASGVLDGRRAATHWQFCSELAERFPDIRVESDPIFVRDGSFWTSAGVTSGIDLALALLEEDLGRAAALAVARYLVVFFKRPGGQAQFSEILSLQTTDDRFGALHDWISGHLADDLSLSTLAKQAGMSERSFSRHYADATGLTPARAIERLRVEGARHLLSETRLPIKRISQRCGFGSEETMRRSFLRVLSTTPQDYRARFAR; encoded by the coding sequence ATGACGCCAACCAGCCCACGTTTCTCGCCAAACAGCCGCCGCCTGATCGAAGTGCTGGCTTATCCGGCGGTGCAATTGCTCGACGTCACCGGGCCGTTGCAGGTGTTCGCTTCCGCCAACGCGCTGGCGGCCAGGGCAGGCAATGCCGAGCCTTATGAGGTCCGCGTCGTCGCCAAGGACGGGCCCACGATCGAAGCATCGGCCGGTGTCGGGCTCGCGGTGCACCCGCTGCCCGCCGTCAGCACAGCGGTCGACACGCTGGTGATTCCGGGCGGCGACGGCGTCAATGCAGCGGCCGCCGATCGCGCTTTGGTGGACTGGGTACGCGGACGCGCCGGGCAAGCACGCCGCACCGCATCGGTCTGCACCGGCGCGTTCCTGCTCGCGGCATCGGGCGTTCTCGATGGCCGTCGTGCCGCGACCCACTGGCAATTCTGTTCGGAGCTCGCCGAGCGCTTTCCCGATATTCGTGTCGAGTCCGATCCGATCTTCGTGCGCGACGGATCGTTCTGGACGTCGGCCGGCGTCACGTCCGGCATCGATCTCGCGCTGGCACTGTTGGAGGAAGACCTCGGCCGCGCGGCGGCGCTTGCCGTTGCCCGCTATCTCGTGGTGTTCTTCAAGCGGCCGGGCGGACAGGCGCAGTTCAGCGAAATCCTGTCGCTGCAAACGACTGACGACAGGTTCGGCGCGCTGCATGACTGGATCAGCGGCCATCTGGCCGACGACCTCTCGCTTTCGACGCTGGCGAAACAGGCCGGCATGAGCGAGCGCAGCTTCAGCCGGCACTACGCCGATGCAACCGGGTTGACGCCGGCACGCGCGATCGAGCGATTGCGAGTCGAGGGCGCCCGGCATCTGCTCTCGGAGACGCGCCTGCCGATCAAGCGAATCTCGCAGCGCTGCGGCTTTGGATCGGAGGAGACGATGCG
- a CDS encoding amidohydrolase family protein — translation MAATRIDCDIHPAVGGTRTTLLPYLSDHWKEQVVSRAIDGLDLNSYPPSMPLSGRADWRPADGRKPGSDLAMVQRGAFDQLGASHAICNVVYGAQAVFDPYMAADFCKAINDWIAAEWLARDTRLRASIVVPIQAPDLAVEEIERRAGDNRFVSVLVPSQGEMLLGRRHYWPIYQAAEKYRLPIAIHAGSAYRGAPSSIGWPSYRYEYYLAEAQAFQAQTLSLIYEGVFGKYPGLTVVLMESGVSWLPAFMWRANKTWRGVRVEVPWVEREPAAIIRDHFRVTMQPFDAPMDATGVADIIDQIGSDKMFLFASDYPHWQFDGDDPVPPYLPDGIIRRMCEDNPLETFPRLKLDS, via the coding sequence ATGGCGGCCACGCGCATCGACTGCGACATCCATCCCGCGGTGGGGGGAACGCGCACCACGCTGCTGCCTTATCTGAGCGATCATTGGAAGGAACAGGTGGTCAGCCGTGCCATCGACGGCCTCGACCTCAATTCCTATCCGCCGTCGATGCCGCTGTCCGGCCGTGCCGACTGGCGGCCGGCCGACGGCCGCAAGCCCGGCAGCGATCTCGCCATGGTGCAGCGCGGCGCGTTCGATCAGCTCGGCGCCAGCCACGCGATCTGCAATGTCGTCTATGGCGCGCAGGCGGTGTTCGATCCCTACATGGCGGCGGACTTCTGCAAGGCGATCAACGACTGGATCGCGGCCGAGTGGCTTGCCAGGGACACGCGGCTGCGCGCTTCGATCGTGGTGCCGATCCAGGCGCCGGATCTTGCGGTCGAGGAGATCGAGCGCCGCGCCGGCGATAACAGGTTTGTCTCGGTGCTGGTGCCCTCGCAAGGCGAGATGCTGCTCGGGCGGCGGCACTACTGGCCGATCTATCAGGCCGCGGAGAAGTATAGACTGCCGATCGCGATCCACGCCGGCAGCGCCTACCGCGGCGCGCCGAGCTCGATCGGCTGGCCGTCCTATCGCTACGAATATTATCTGGCCGAAGCGCAGGCGTTCCAGGCGCAGACATTGAGCCTGATCTATGAGGGCGTGTTCGGGAAGTATCCGGGCTTGACGGTCGTGCTGATGGAGTCGGGGGTGAGCTGGCTGCCCGCCTTCATGTGGCGCGCCAACAAGACCTGGCGCGGCGTGCGTGTCGAGGTGCCGTGGGTGGAGCGCGAGCCGGCCGCGATCATCCGCGACCATTTCCGTGTCACCATGCAGCCGTTCGATGCGCCGATGGATGCAACCGGCGTCGCAGATATCATCGACCAGATCGGCTCCGACAAGATGTTCCTGTTCGCGTCGGACTATCCGCACTGGCAGTTCGATGGTGACGATCCGGTCCCGCCGTATTTGCCTGACGGCATCATCAGGCGGATGTGCGAAGATAATCCCTTGGAAACCTTTCCGCGTCTCAAACTCGACTCCTAA
- a CDS encoding amidohydrolase family protein produces MSDVIDRPMLDQEITAATRLKIIDCDIHPSIHAHSDLYEFLPNRWQQHLKEYGSHLRTPYIGTTPYPRSSPLIARRDAWPPTGGVPGSDLDFMRKQHLDPFDVEFGILQVLDLFIFSQQNLEFGAAIQRAINDWQLAFWAHRDPRLKASILVGQDGSDLGLAEIDRCAKTGEYIQINVSPRANEPLGRRRYWPIYERAQELDLPLGIHVGGYGGHAPTGGGWPSYYCEEHQSNAHTVASNLTSLVLEGVPERFPKLKIVFIEGGFGWIPATMWRMDQHFERFRSEVPHLKRKPSEYVKQHFWFTTQPIDEPDEAKHLRQLIEWVGIDRLLFSSDYPHWDYDDARFAFKTPLSDAERRKIFNSNARAVYKF; encoded by the coding sequence ATGAGTGACGTCATCGACCGCCCGATGCTCGACCAGGAGATCACCGCGGCGACGCGGCTCAAGATCATCGATTGCGACATCCATCCGAGCATTCATGCGCACAGCGACCTCTACGAGTTCCTGCCAAATCGCTGGCAGCAGCATCTGAAGGAATATGGCAGCCATCTGCGCACGCCCTATATCGGCACCACGCCGTATCCGCGCTCCTCGCCGCTGATCGCGCGGCGCGATGCGTGGCCGCCGACCGGCGGCGTGCCCGGCTCCGATCTCGACTTCATGCGCAAGCAGCATCTCGATCCGTTCGATGTCGAGTTCGGGATTCTGCAGGTGCTCGACCTCTTCATCTTCTCGCAGCAGAATCTGGAATTCGGCGCCGCGATCCAGCGCGCCATCAACGACTGGCAGCTCGCGTTCTGGGCGCATCGCGATCCGCGCCTGAAGGCCTCGATCCTGGTCGGGCAGGACGGCTCCGACCTCGGCCTCGCCGAGATCGACCGTTGCGCCAAAACCGGCGAATACATCCAGATCAACGTCTCGCCGCGCGCCAACGAGCCGCTCGGCCGGCGCCGCTACTGGCCGATCTATGAGCGCGCGCAAGAGCTCGATCTGCCGCTCGGCATTCATGTCGGCGGCTATGGCGGGCATGCGCCGACCGGCGGCGGCTGGCCGTCCTATTACTGCGAGGAGCATCAGTCGAACGCGCATACGGTCGCCTCGAACCTCACGAGCCTTGTGCTGGAAGGCGTTCCCGAGCGCTTCCCGAAGCTGAAGATCGTGTTCATCGAGGGCGGCTTCGGATGGATCCCGGCGACGATGTGGCGGATGGATCAGCATTTCGAGCGCTTCCGCAGCGAGGTGCCGCATCTGAAGCGCAAGCCGAGCGAATATGTGAAGCAGCATTTCTGGTTCACGACCCAGCCGATCGACGAGCCGGATGAAGCCAAGCACCTGCGCCAGCTGATCGAATGGGTCGGGATCGACCGGCTGCTGTTCTCGTCGGACTATCCGCACTGGGACTATGACGACGCGCGCTTCGCGTTCAAGACGCCGCTGAGCGACGCCGAGCGGCGCAAGATCTTCAACAGCAACGCCCGCGCGGTCTACAAGTTCTGA
- a CDS encoding Rieske (2Fe-2S) protein, which yields MARHIVARTTEIPAGGNKVFGLEGRDIVVFHVNGEFFALLNRCPHEGAPLEKAACVARLTSPEPGVYQRDRIGEMLRCPWHGWEFDMRNGQSWFDPKRFRIRAYPVAVESGADLQKGPYVAETFPVHIEDNYVIVEV from the coding sequence ATGGCCCGTCACATCGTCGCGCGCACCACTGAGATTCCTGCCGGCGGCAACAAGGTGTTCGGCCTCGAGGGCCGCGACATCGTCGTGTTCCACGTCAATGGCGAGTTCTTCGCGCTGCTCAATCGCTGTCCGCATGAAGGTGCGCCGCTGGAGAAGGCGGCCTGCGTGGCGCGCCTGACCTCGCCGGAGCCCGGCGTCTATCAGCGCGACCGTATCGGCGAGATGCTGCGCTGTCCGTGGCACGGCTGGGAATTCGACATGCGCAACGGCCAATCCTGGTTCGACCCCAAGCGGTTCAGGATCCGCGCCTATCCGGTCGCGGTCGAGAGCGGCGCCGACTTGCAGAAGGGGCCGTATGTCGCCGAGACGTTTCCGGTGCACATCGAAGACAATTACGTGATCGTCGAGGTGTGA
- a CDS encoding pyridoxamine 5'-phosphate oxidase family protein has product MSDRRTKSKLATWHAGEMAIQQKVGVAEKMAAVGQRAVRDFMPDQHRDFFAQIPFIVVGSVDRRGDAWASLLAGRPGFIASPTPRSLAIDARPDASDPVSEGMREGDAIGLLGIELHTRRRNRANGLLRASSGKALSLELDQSFGNCPQYIQLRDFAFVREPAAAFTGEVEQGMRLDQAARDTIAAADTFFVASYAEREDRRQVDVSHRGGKAGFVRVAADGTLTIPDFAGNLFFNTLGNILVNGKAGLVFVDFETGDMLQLTGDAEVILDSPEIAAFQGAERLWSFRARRVVRRRGALPLRWAFRAEGWSPNALMTGDWAQAADRLRAAERATNWRPFKVTEIVDESRSIRSFHLQPDDGAGLLPHQAGQHLPIRLALPGSDKPVIRTYTLSVAPSDEMYRISVKRDGLVSQHLHDTIHVGDIIEARAPSGGFTIDAREKRPVVLLAGGVGITPMLAMLRHVVYEGLRTRGIRPTFLFQAAHARAERAFGDELQQLVDAAGGAVRIIRVLGDVDGAEQGMDYDAAGRIDMALLSRVLPFNDYDFYLCGPPQFTQSLYDALRGYNIADGRIHAEAFGPSSLLRKPDVATTVPPRRPAATTPVAVAFTASMKEARWTPESGTLLELAEERGLSPAFSCREGNCGSCRTRLLAGAVTYLKEPTAEVADDEVLICCAVPAKPDGDDEGRVQLDL; this is encoded by the coding sequence ATGAGCGACAGGCGAACCAAGAGCAAGCTCGCGACCTGGCATGCCGGCGAGATGGCGATCCAGCAGAAAGTTGGCGTCGCCGAGAAGATGGCGGCGGTCGGCCAGCGCGCGGTGCGAGACTTCATGCCCGACCAACATCGCGATTTCTTCGCGCAGATTCCCTTCATCGTGGTCGGCAGCGTCGACCGGCGCGGCGACGCGTGGGCCTCGTTGCTGGCCGGCCGGCCCGGCTTCATCGCCTCGCCGACGCCGCGCAGCCTCGCAATCGATGCGCGGCCTGACGCCAGCGATCCCGTCAGCGAGGGCATGCGCGAGGGCGATGCGATCGGATTGCTCGGAATCGAATTGCACACGCGGCGTCGCAACCGTGCGAACGGGCTGCTTCGTGCATCGTCGGGCAAGGCGCTCAGCCTCGAACTCGACCAGAGTTTTGGCAATTGTCCGCAATATATCCAGCTGCGCGATTTCGCCTTTGTGCGCGAGCCGGCCGCAGCATTCACCGGAGAGGTCGAGCAGGGCATGAGGCTCGACCAGGCCGCGCGCGACACGATCGCGGCAGCGGATACGTTCTTCGTGGCGTCCTATGCCGAGCGCGAGGACCGTCGCCAGGTCGATGTTTCGCATCGCGGCGGCAAGGCCGGTTTCGTTCGCGTCGCCGCCGACGGCACGCTGACGATCCCCGATTTCGCCGGCAATCTGTTCTTCAACACGCTCGGCAACATCCTCGTCAACGGCAAGGCCGGGCTGGTGTTCGTCGATTTCGAAACCGGCGACATGCTGCAGCTGACCGGCGATGCCGAGGTGATCCTGGACTCGCCGGAGATCGCGGCGTTCCAGGGCGCCGAACGGCTCTGGAGCTTCCGTGCCCGCCGCGTGGTGCGCAGGCGCGGCGCGCTGCCGCTGCGTTGGGCGTTCCGGGCCGAAGGCTGGTCGCCGAATGCACTGATGACCGGCGACTGGGCGCAGGCCGCCGACCGGCTCCGCGCGGCCGAGCGCGCAACGAACTGGCGCCCGTTCAAGGTCACTGAGATCGTCGACGAGAGCCGTTCGATCCGCTCGTTTCATCTGCAGCCGGACGATGGCGCAGGGCTGCTGCCGCATCAGGCCGGACAGCATCTGCCGATCCGCCTCGCATTGCCCGGCTCCGACAAGCCGGTCATTCGCACCTACACGCTGTCGGTCGCGCCGTCGGACGAGATGTACCGGATCAGCGTGAAGCGCGACGGCCTGGTGTCGCAGCATCTCCACGACACGATCCATGTCGGCGACATCATCGAGGCACGGGCGCCGAGCGGCGGCTTCACGATCGATGCACGCGAGAAGCGCCCCGTGGTGCTGCTTGCCGGCGGCGTCGGCATCACGCCGATGCTCGCGATGCTGCGCCACGTGGTCTACGAAGGGCTGCGCACCCGCGGCATTCGGCCGACCTTCCTGTTCCAGGCCGCGCATGCCAGGGCCGAGCGCGCGTTCGGCGACGAGTTGCAGCAATTGGTCGATGCCGCCGGCGGCGCGGTCCGGATCATCCGCGTCCTCGGTGACGTCGATGGCGCCGAGCAAGGCATGGACTACGACGCCGCGGGGCGGATCGACATGGCGCTGCTGTCGCGCGTCCTGCCGTTCAACGACTACGATTTCTATCTGTGCGGGCCGCCGCAGTTCACCCAATCGCTCTATGACGCCCTGCGCGGCTACAACATTGCCGACGGCAGGATTCACGCCGAGGCGTTCGGTCCATCGTCGCTGCTGCGGAAGCCGGACGTGGCCACGACAGTGCCGCCGCGCCGGCCGGCTGCGACCACGCCGGTTGCGGTCGCCTTCACCGCATCGATGAAGGAAGCGCGCTGGACGCCGGAGTCGGGAACGCTGCTCGAACTCGCGGAGGAGCGCGGCCTCAGCCCGGCCTTCAGTTGCCGGGAAGGCAATTGCGGAAGCTGTCGAACCCGATTGCTGGCAGGCGCCGTGACCTATCTGAAGGAGCCGACCGCCGAGGTGGCTGACGACGAGGTGCTGATCTGCTGCGCCGTGCCGGCGAAGCCGGATGGCGACGACGAGGGGCGGGTGCAGCTGGATCTCTGA